The following are encoded in a window of Streptomyces sp. SAT1 genomic DNA:
- a CDS encoding MFS transporter, which yields MSTARPSRERTGPRDYRLLWWANAADGAGSQASGAVLPLLLLGLGNPPQTVGLVAGVSTALGLLLGPVVAVPADRGARKRVMLGSALVAALAMGAATLALTGGRPSLWLILAAVLVERIATACFEAASRGTVALICPGPEQPRALARLAAADQGALITGPALGGLLYQAARALPFLADALSYLVSALCVAAMRADLTAPSPREPGGGLLRESVAGLRLVRSSPLLRLVLVWCTTVNLVVVALYYGAVFTLQRAGHGGAVLGAVLAASGAAGLAGALAAPRVAGRLGAVRAVTGVTWLLVPLAAALALTTDAWAYGALFSLVCLLMPLASVVLQARALQATALALQARTGAVLATAATGAAALAPVLSGALAGRLSTAAPAVACGVLLALLAVHTCRRPVRAALTARAAG from the coding sequence GTGTCGACCGCACGACCGTCCCGCGAGCGGACGGGCCCACGGGACTACCGACTTCTGTGGTGGGCCAACGCCGCCGACGGAGCCGGCAGCCAGGCATCCGGTGCCGTCCTCCCGCTGCTCCTGCTGGGACTGGGCAACCCGCCCCAGACCGTCGGTCTGGTCGCCGGAGTCTCCACCGCCCTCGGACTCCTGCTCGGCCCGGTCGTCGCCGTCCCCGCCGACCGGGGCGCGCGCAAACGCGTCATGCTCGGCTCGGCTCTCGTCGCCGCCCTCGCCATGGGAGCGGCGACCCTCGCCCTGACCGGCGGCCGGCCGTCCCTGTGGCTGATCCTCGCCGCCGTCCTGGTCGAGCGGATCGCCACCGCCTGCTTCGAGGCGGCGTCCCGCGGGACGGTCGCACTGATCTGCCCCGGCCCCGAGCAGCCGCGGGCCCTTGCCCGGCTCGCCGCCGCCGACCAGGGGGCCCTGATCACCGGCCCGGCCCTCGGCGGACTGCTGTACCAGGCCGCCCGCGCGCTGCCCTTCCTCGCCGACGCGCTCTCCTACCTTGTCAGCGCCCTGTGCGTGGCCGCCATGCGCGCCGACCTCACCGCACCATCGCCGCGCGAGCCCGGCGGGGGACTGCTGCGCGAGAGCGTGGCGGGACTGCGCCTGGTGCGCTCCTCGCCGCTGCTGCGGCTGGTTCTGGTGTGGTGCACCACGGTCAACCTGGTCGTGGTGGCGCTGTACTACGGAGCCGTCTTCACCCTCCAGCGGGCCGGACACGGCGGCGCGGTCCTCGGGGCCGTGCTCGCCGCCTCGGGCGCCGCCGGCCTGGCCGGGGCGCTGGCCGCGCCCAGGGTCGCCGGACGCCTGGGCGCCGTACGGGCCGTGACCGGCGTGACCTGGCTGCTCGTCCCCCTTGCCGCCGCGCTCGCCCTGACCACCGACGCGTGGGCGTACGGAGCGCTGTTCAGCCTCGTGTGCCTGCTGATGCCGCTGGCCTCGGTGGTGCTCCAGGCCCGCGCCCTCCAGGCGACCGCGCTCGCGCTCCAGGCCCGTACCGGAGCGGTCCTGGCCACCGCCGCCACGGGCGCCGCGGCCCTGGCCCCCGTCCTGTCCGGCGCCCTCGCCGGGCGCCTGTCCACCGCCGCGCCCGCCGTGGCCTGCGGCGTCCTGCTGGCGCTCCTGGCCGTCCACACCTGCCGGCGCCCCGTGCGCGCGGCCCTCACTGCGCGGGCCGCCGGATGA
- a CDS encoding alpha/beta hydrolase family protein, translating into MTGGGGYQVYRAALPEVCAADPAKMVFTADAEGRCEVFTWDAVSRSARQVTHRPRGTLHCAVDRDAHVWWFDEDERGAGQWRFQPFTGGPDRPGLTNVPSGLPRGLAVSDHAAVAVAVGEGRTTTVRTGPRGGAARTLARFDGHATLTGITPAGGLLAVADAAAVTVLTTGTGAVRAVLPGGASGRLWSLGFAPGADSEELLLVREHDDRYVLATWRPGTGLATHTWCAFDTEITARWDADGRSVLIRQDRHGRSALHRADLTRRTLTPVPTPPGTVLDAATRPGGDLHCLWTDTAHPPRLTSTRHTPLPPLPTVADRIPGTHRDVWTTGPDGPVHTLLSLPDTAHGPVPAVLLVHGGPADHDRDAYDGVVHSLLASGFAVARVNYRGSTGYGPRWRHAFGGGVGLTQAEDLASVRADLVARGLVRADATGLWGTSWGGYLVLLALGTRPGLWQAGVAVKPVADCAAAHRTTTPALRALDESLFGGTPDEVPERYARSSPIRYAAAVRAPLLVVAATHDAKCPPGQVRGYLDALRAAAVPHESLWLDSGHDGYDGGDHVTVLRRAVVFLDRHLRGPGRAPGGPPSRRPPTPRSARSGEHRTTAHTTERREPHAEGHHQQRPARG; encoded by the coding sequence ATGACGGGCGGCGGCGGATACCAGGTGTACCGGGCCGCCCTGCCCGAGGTGTGCGCGGCCGACCCCGCGAAGATGGTGTTCACCGCGGACGCCGAGGGCCGCTGCGAGGTGTTCACCTGGGACGCCGTCAGCCGCAGCGCCCGCCAGGTCACCCACCGGCCGCGAGGCACCCTGCACTGCGCCGTCGACCGCGACGCACACGTGTGGTGGTTCGACGAGGACGAGCGCGGGGCGGGGCAGTGGCGCTTCCAGCCCTTCACCGGCGGCCCCGACCGGCCCGGACTGACGAACGTGCCCTCCGGCCTGCCGCGCGGCCTCGCGGTGAGCGACCACGCCGCCGTCGCCGTCGCCGTCGGCGAGGGCCGTACCACCACCGTCCGCACGGGCCCGCGCGGCGGCGCCGCCCGCACCCTCGCCCGCTTCGACGGCCACGCCACACTCACCGGCATCACTCCCGCGGGCGGACTCCTCGCCGTCGCGGACGCCGCGGCCGTCACCGTCCTCACCACCGGCACGGGAGCCGTACGCGCCGTCCTGCCCGGCGGCGCGAGCGGCCGGCTGTGGTCCCTCGGCTTCGCCCCCGGCGCCGACAGCGAGGAGCTTCTGCTCGTCCGCGAACACGACGACCGGTACGTCCTGGCGACCTGGCGTCCCGGCACCGGCCTTGCCACCCACACCTGGTGCGCCTTCGACACCGAGATCACCGCCCGCTGGGACGCGGACGGCCGCTCCGTCCTGATACGCCAGGACCGCCACGGCCGCTCCGCCCTGCACCGCGCCGACCTCACCCGGCGTACCCTCACCCCGGTCCCCACCCCGCCGGGCACCGTCCTGGACGCCGCCACCCGCCCCGGCGGCGACCTGCACTGCCTGTGGACCGACACCGCCCACCCGCCCCGGCTGACCTCCACCCGGCACACCCCGCTGCCCCCGCTGCCCACCGTCGCCGACCGGATCCCCGGCACCCACCGGGACGTGTGGACCACCGGCCCCGACGGACCCGTGCACACCCTGCTCAGCCTGCCCGACACCGCACACGGCCCGGTCCCCGCGGTGCTCCTGGTGCACGGCGGCCCCGCCGACCACGACCGCGACGCCTACGACGGCGTCGTCCACTCCCTGCTCGCCTCCGGCTTCGCCGTCGCCCGCGTCAACTATCGCGGCTCCACCGGATACGGACCCCGCTGGCGGCACGCCTTCGGCGGCGGCGTCGGTCTCACCCAGGCCGAGGACCTGGCATCCGTACGGGCCGACCTCGTCGCGCGCGGACTCGTCCGCGCGGACGCCACCGGACTGTGGGGCACCTCCTGGGGCGGCTACCTCGTCCTGCTCGCCCTCGGCACCCGCCCCGGCCTGTGGCAGGCCGGCGTCGCGGTCAAACCGGTCGCCGACTGCGCCGCCGCCCACCGCACCACCACACCCGCGCTGCGCGCCCTGGACGAAAGCCTCTTCGGCGGCACCCCCGACGAGGTGCCCGAACGCTATGCGCGCAGCTCCCCGATCCGCTACGCGGCCGCCGTCCGCGCCCCGCTGCTGGTCGTCGCGGCCACCCACGACGCCAAGTGCCCGCCCGGCCAGGTCCGCGGCTACCTCGACGCGCTGCGCGCCGCCGCGGTCCCGCACGAGTCGCTGTGGCTCGACTCCGGCCACGACGGCTACGACGGCGGCGACCACGTCACCGTGCTGCGCCGCGCCGTGGTCTTCCTCGACCGCCATCTGCGCGGCCCCGGCCGCGCCCCGGGCGGCCCACCGTCCCGCCGCCCCCCGACGCCCCGCTCCGCCCGGAGCGGGGAGCACCGCACCACCGCACACACCACCGAGAGGAGAGAACCCCATGCAGAAGGACATCATCAACAACGACCCGCTCGCGGGTGA
- a CDS encoding CBS domain-containing protein: MRGVQYTVSDVMTSSVVALAGGAAEPPGRATAPAVTVRADATVAGAARLMARHGVEQLPVVDDAGRLIGIVGRSDLLKVFLRSDEDIAEEVRRLVAGRFPVPLDTVFLEVREGVVFLTGHTPDASSLPLVLRLARSGEGVVDVRSAITAPGRHGAAPGRSGANLPGPGAAAARSGANPPGPRTGPARSGVHPPEPGADPPPSGADPPRTGADPMRPDAAPARSGPDPGPDRTVRTDPSAHGTRT, from the coding sequence ATGCGAGGCGTCCAGTACACCGTCAGCGACGTCATGACCAGCAGCGTCGTGGCCCTGGCCGGGGGCGCGGCGGAGCCGCCCGGCCGGGCGACCGCCCCGGCGGTCACCGTCCGCGCCGACGCCACCGTGGCCGGGGCCGCCCGGCTCATGGCACGGCACGGCGTCGAACAGCTCCCCGTCGTCGACGACGCGGGCCGGCTCATCGGCATCGTCGGCCGCTCCGACCTGCTCAAGGTGTTCCTGCGCAGCGACGAGGACATCGCGGAGGAGGTCCGGCGGCTGGTCGCCGGACGGTTCCCCGTGCCGCTCGACACCGTGTTCTTGGAGGTCCGTGAAGGGGTGGTCTTCCTCACCGGCCACACGCCGGACGCCTCCTCGCTGCCGCTCGTGCTGCGCCTGGCCCGCTCGGGGGAGGGCGTGGTCGACGTACGGTCCGCGATCACGGCACCCGGGCGGCACGGCGCCGCTCCTGGGCGGTCCGGAGCGAACCTGCCGGGGCCCGGCGCCGCTGCCGCGCGGTCCGGAGCGAACCCGCCGGGACCCCGCACCGGCCCCGCGCGATCCGGCGTGCACCCGCCGGAGCCCGGCGCCGACCCGCCTCCGTCCGGCGCCGACCCGCCGAGAACCGGCGCCGACCCGATGAGGCCCGACGCCGCCCCGGCACGGTCCGGCCCGGATCCGGGGCCCGACCGCACCGTACGGACGGACCCCTCGGCGCACGGCACGCGCACCTGA